AGCCACCATCACTAAAGCCACCTGAACAGTCTAAAAGGGACTTGTGTCAAGCTGAAGAGCGCGCATAACCGACCCAGAAGAACTTTTCTTACGCCACATGGCAAAGGGCCCAAAAGCCAAAGTTCTACAGTGCTATGAACTTGAGCCAATTCGTGGACAAGCCCAAAACACCAGAAGATAACAAGATCTAACCCGCTCAACAATACGCTGATCGTCTCTGACTGTTGTCACAAAACTGTCGTCGTCCAACCATTATGCAACAACAACTGCACAACATGGAAAAATGACTAAGCGACCGTCTCTACCAATAATGATCCCAACTGCAAGAAATGTACCTCCGATGTCGCCACCAAATCATCTCTCCCCAACTCGAGCGAGAGAAGGGGATCAACACAATAATCTGAAGGCAATGCCAGAGCCGTTTAAGATCGGATTGCCACGATCCAAGTTCTCTATGTTAAGGTGTGGTACATTTCCGTTCACTGAAGAGAGTTGAGGAACTCAAGCCACCCTAATGAAGTCGAAGCCAAAGTTGCGTCCCTGAATGCCAATACCAATCCGCCACCAAAAACTCCTATATTCTGGCGTTCCGAGGGAGAGAAAGAGAGAGTAAAAGCATTTGTTTTCTTTTTTCTCTTTTAAAATGTCATTTTAAATATAGTTTTGTTTAATCATATATGATGTATGGATTCACAAAACTAAATTTCAAAAACATTCAAAATTCAAATATTATATTTCGAAATGTTCAAAACTAAATAAAAACGTATAGAACAAATATGGAGAAGTACATTATCAGCTCATTACTCTAGGACGGTTCAAACTCCATTCATTGGAAAAGACCGGGGTCGATCACAACCCTGCAGATATGACCTAACCCTGCAGATATGCTTTGACCGTCCATTGACTCTCTTGACCGGTCTTTTGTATTCACACTTCCCAATCCATTTTTCAAAAATCGAAAATGAAGAAAAGGACAAATCTCCCCCAATCAGGGACACCACAGTAATTTCAGCACCCACAGCATTTTATGGAAATTAATCCTACACATTTACTTCTTCCTTTTTCTGAAATATTCAGTACCTAAACCAAAATTTCCAATTCCAAAACTAGCCATTGGAAGACGTAGATATTTTGCGCAGGTGGAGAAAAGTCGAAAAAGGGCACACGACGTCCTATCCCGAACACGAATCCAACCGCAGATAAAAACCCAATAAATGAGAAATATCCATAGCCGTGGGATCCAGGTTTTGGGGTAAAACCTAGGGGACCCTCAGCTGGGGCTGACGTGGCAGCCAGACCCTTTCCGAGATTTCCTTGTATATATAGCTGTCAAACCCTGAAGGCCAAATAACCACACTGTTGTTTAGAGAGAGAGAGAGAGAGAGATTGGAATCGGTGTGGGTCTTCTTCTTCGTTTTAGGGTTTCAGATTTTTCAAGAGGGCTGTGAGGATGAGTGACCGGTTGACCGGAACGGTGAAGTGGTTCAATGACCAGAAGGGGTTCGGCTTCATCACCCCGGAGAACGGCGGCGAAGATCTCTTCGTCCACCAGTCCTCGATCCGAACCGAAGGCTTCCGCACTCTCGGCGACGGCGAGTCCGTCGAGTTCCAGATCGAGACCGACAACGACGGCCGCACCAAGGCCGTTGATGTCACCGGTCCCGAGGAGGGCCCCGTCCAGGGGAGAGGATCCGGAGGCGGAGGAGGTCGCGGCGGCGGTGGAGGACGTGGCGGTGGAAGAGGCGGCCGCGGAGGCGGGAGCTATGGAGGCGGTGGTGGATATGGAGGTGGCGGCGGCTATGGAGGCGGCAGCGGTGGTTATGGTGGTGGCAGTGGAGGCGGTGGGAACTGCTTCAAGTGTGGTGAGGCTGGACACATTGCGAGGGACTGCTCTGAGGGAGGTGGGAGCTATGGAGGCGGCGGCCGTGGCGGAGGTGGCTATGGAGGCAGTGGAGGCGGTGGGAGGTACTCTGGTGGAGGAGGCGGCGGCGGTGCTTCTGGCGGCTGCTATCAGTGTGGTGAATCTGGTCATTTCGCAAGGGAGTGCCCCAACAGAGGTTGAATCTGTCTCTGTGGGTAATATGGTCATTTCTTTAATTTAGGTCTATTTTTACTATCTGCTGTGTCGTTTTAGGGTCCGGGGTTCTATGAATGTTGGCTCCTTTTCAAGTATGGGTTTGCCCTTCTCACGTTAGTGTGTGTGGGTTGCTTTTGTGGGTCAGCATCTTTTGTTTCAAGAAGAAAAAAAACAAGAATGGTTATGAATTTGAGTCGGGTTTGATGTATTATCTTTCGAATTTTAAGTCGGTGATATTTAGGTCGGTCATGTGAGCAGGATGTGGATTATGCTTTGTGGTTTGATGGATGATTTCATACACATTAATATACTCTGCTCTTAGTTAAATGGGTTTTGATATTCGGAATTAATTTATGTTTGATGCCTTGTGTGATCATGGATGCCTTTGTTCATCATAGTGGTTTTGATGTTTGAATTATATAATGTTTGATGCCTTGCATTATCTTTGATGCCTTTGTTCTTCATATATGTGATTGTGATTGATGGTTTAAAGCTATGTTTAGATGGGAATGGCCTAATGATTCTTTGCTTTATAGACTGATTGCTTCAAAATTGACCTTAATAATCCATGGCTTTAGACTATTAGGAACCCTACTGCTTTGAGGTTGTTTGATTTTTGGGATGGTCCATTCCTTTGGTGCCCTTTTCACACTTTTGGCGTGGTTGGCCGGTTTGGTTCCCTTTAGCTCCTGTAGAAATTGACCTAGTAGTTGGCTGAATTCATTTCCCCACAATACACTACCACCAGCCAGCGAGGCCAATGCACTGTGATGGTTATTCTATTGTGTACAATGTGTACTCCATAGCCCCAGTGTATGCCCCTAGTAAACTTTCTCATTGTCAACACTCAAATTTGGTTCTTTGTTGCTGAAACACCAGAATTTTTATTTTTCATAAGATGGGTTCATGTTTCTTATGTGACAAGTTGTTGATCATGGTCAATGGATTATGTGGTTTTGTATTTTGATCCAAATTTAGGGTTGTGCCAGTTTGAAAATGCGTTTGTGGTCTTTACTTCTTGGGGTCCCTGTTACCATTTGAATCAGTGAAAGGCAGTCAAACACTCAAACTGACACAGTTCTGAATGTGATGCAGTGTGATTTCATTTTTCACCTTTGAATCTGACAGATAACAGGTCATATGGGCCGTAGGGTTTTAAATTTTGGGATGGGCCTTGGTTTTGTGTATAGTTTTCTAATCACATAACCATAAAAGGAAAACCTGTGTCAGTTGGTAGGTGGAGAAATTTATTGTTTGGGTTCTACCATTCATTAGTTTTTTCGCCTTTTTTGGAGAGTCGGAGAATCCCATTCAATAGTTATCTGTTACTTGCATTGACCCATCAATGAAAGTGCATCTTCTACAAGTGATAACACTATCAATTCGAGTCTGATCTCATTGACCTCCATATTCATTCCGCCATTAACCAATTGCTTCTGTTCATTATACTCATGGGGCCAAAATCTCCCCAGAAGACTTGAATTCTTACCGAGGGTAGGGATTTCTTCAGTGATCTTCTTTATAAGCTCGTTGGGTTGTGGCCTTTTGAGCTTGTTGAATAGCTGAGGTGTGGTTGTTCATTTGTTTCACGGTTTCTCAATAATCCAAACAAGAAGTTGGGTTGAAATAGGAATCTCAGTAGGTTTGTCATTGGAGTATTGCCTGGGTTGTTGTGCTGCTACTTTGAAGCTTAGGCATGGTCAGTCAGGGTAGAAGTGCCACGAGAAGTATTGTACCAAAATGTGTTGGTCATTTGGATATCAGACGTTATGCTATATGTAATTGACTAATTAGGCTTATGTAATGATCAAAGTTGACGTTGTTATAATGCTATCCGGCTCAATGAAATAACGGAAAACAGCTCCTCTAGCAAACGACAACTTTTAGAACTCTAATTTTATGAATGTGTTCCAAATGGATTGATAGATAGCCTGATGTTCTATTGATTGGAAGAGAGTGCGCATGTAGATCCTACCTCCAAGGCTCCAACTCCCCAACATTGTTGCCTCCATCACGACAACCATCGTCCATACTACTAAAGCTATGAGTGAGCTCTTTCATAGCTCGAAAACACGACAACCGTCGTCAATATAGTAGATGTCATCTTCCTGCGTTACTTGCCCATTTACCAAAATCTAGATCCAATGTAAAGACGGTTGGAAGTGTGCTACTTATGCGGGCATGTTCTGTCTCTCTACTTCTCTAGGTCAATGAAAAATTTGCCAACGGCCACTCAAAGTCTCGAATATGTGAGCTCGAGGTTTTCAGATGAATTTCTCACTCGAGTCTGTGGAATATGCGACCATAAGTTTGGGAAGGACATCAATCCCAAATGATCCACCAATCTTCCTCGTAAATCTATCTATATTGACTAAACAAGCTCGAAAACACTGAACATACTACACGAAGCTTGGTACGTCAAGTTCAATCTTCTGCCTAAACACAGAAGGCATAAGAATTAAGATGCGCACTTAAACGAACC
The window above is part of the Fragaria vesca subsp. vesca linkage group LG2, FraVesHawaii_1.0, whole genome shotgun sequence genome. Proteins encoded here:
- the LOC101308236 gene encoding cold shock domain-containing protein 4-like, giving the protein MSDRLTGTVKWFNDQKGFGFITPENGGEDLFVHQSSIRTEGFRTLGDGESVEFQIETDNDGRTKAVDVTGPEEGPVQGRGSGGGGGRGGGGGRGGGRGGRGGGSYGGGGGYGGGGGYGGGSGGYGGGSGGGGNCFKCGEAGHIARDCSEGGGSYGGGGRGGGGYGGSGGGGRYSGGGGGGGASGGCYQCGESGHFARECPNRG